The window GGGCTTAGGCAGGATGTGGACGTGCTCCCCGAAGCCATAAGCCTCTCCATGGTGTGTCTGACCTTGGTGTTTCTGCTCCAGCCTgcagcaggcaccaagcccaccTAGGCCAGGCTGCCCTGGGCAGACATACCTGGAGAAGGACTGTCCCTGCTACAGGTAGGAGcctttccctcctccctttcTCTTTCGGGGAACTTTTTGTAGGGGAGAAGATGAAGCTCCAAAGCTTCCTAACTGGAAGCACTGGTTGTGATAGTCCTTACCAAGCAGTTGTCTGAACTGGGTCTGACCGGTAACTTGGGGTTGGAACAAAAGGGACTGCCCCTTCTCTCAGAGTCCGGTGAAGTCCCTCACTACCTCTCTGCTCAGTCTGGTATCGTTATCACATATCCAAGCAGCAAACTTGGCTGTCCAGCTCCAGAGCAGAAAGCATTGAGGGTCTAGGGCCCTGGAGAGAGAGCCCTCTGTTAACCAGCATCCCCAGGCTCTTAGGAGACAGTGCTTAAGAGGGGGAGCCCTTCTAGAGAGGCAGTGTGGAAGCTCAGAGGCCTTGTAACATGCTTAGGCCCCAGTCAGCAGAAAGTATGTGGATTACTGCCAGGAAAGAGTCACCATGTCTGTGGTGACCATGAAGTCACATAGCTCAGTATCTCCTCAAAAGAAGCTTCCAATCCACCCTGACATTTATGCTAAAGCCATACTTTTCCCAGACTACTGCCACATATGGCTGAGCACAGCTGGGCCACTAGAGCTGGAACATTTCTGACTGATGGGGAACTCTTTTATTGTTCAGGGAGTCCCACTGGCCTGGTCCATACTTTCATTATTGCTCTGCAATCTGGGGCTCTTCCTGCCCAATACTTcctttatttctcctttcatggGTGTCAGATGCACATCATGGTCTGAAGGCTCTCACCATCTCCTCCTGCTCTCTCCCCCTTTATCTGTCATAGGTGTTTCCCCAATAAATCTCCTGCATGTCTAATCTTGTCTTAGTGTCTACCTCTAGGAGGACCTGAACTGAATAAAGGATCAGGGTACGTTCCCAGATAGCATCTCAAGTTTAGCATACCTGTACTGTTTTTTCAGATAGGATAGTATTGTAGTTAAGTGCGTGACTaactaggttcaaatcccaggtcGGCCATtttagctgtgtgtccttgggctcTGGGCCCCTTTTGTAAAATGGTAATAATCACATTACTTCctcttagggttgttgtgaggtttATGTAAAATATTATACAAACCACTTAGAATACTGACACATAGTAAATAATATTAGCTATTTTTACCAGCTTTGATAGATGAAGTTGGAAGAAAGGGAATGATCTTAGCAGGTCCCATAGCTATTGATGTTTGGCACCTAGAAGCTAAAACCAAAGGACAGGAAAATACATAGTTAAGCGGCATGGTTGTTTCCCCCTACCTTCAACTCTATCGGGTGGGTAACTCCAAAAACTAAAATGGTGTATTATTGTTCCTTTCCCTGTACTCTATCCATCAGATAACTCATTCTACATCACAGAAATGGTGCTGAAGACCACACATGTACTCTTTCCTTTTTGTCATGTTTATGGTAGAGTATGTCAAAGGCATGTCTTTCAATGAAGTGAAGAAGCAGAGTGGGAAGGGAACTAACAATTCCCTGAGTGCCCATTAGGGACCAGATGTGTGATGTTTATGTTGGTTCTCTCTTTAATTGCCATGGCAATCTTGTGAGGTAGGTAGCCATATTTCCCTTAAGTGATGAAGAAACAGAACTTAGAGAGGTGAAGTATATTTTCCAAGCCCTCTTATTCAAAGTTTTAATGACAAAGAAGCAAAACTTCTTTTGGAGTGTTTCATGAGTGTCATGTCACAACTGTCCCCTAAATGAATAGGAGTCCTTAAGAACTCATCTTGTTGGTCAGGCCCTAGATCCCAGAGGACACAAGGGTGAGAGATTTACCAAAGCCTGCTGAACTGGTCACCCATCAATCATCAATATAAAGCTTGAATCATTTAAGTCATCTGAGAACAGGAATTCAGCTCTCTAAATAAAGTATGCACTAAGACATGAAGTCCAAGAATGACTGCATTCATTGTGTAcgtatttattgagcaacttcTACGTGCTCAGCACTAGAGTTCGAGATATGTGATAATTACGTAGTCATTGGTAGGATGTATGGAATTATCaaaggccttttctttctttctactgGTCCCTTTGTCTGCCACTGGCCAGCACCCCGGCTGCCCCTCAACCAGAGCAGgccaggattggaggaggaaTGAGACACCACGATGGGTCTAGTCACCACATGATGTATACTAGGATCACAATGCAGCCGGCCTAGACCCTAAGTTGGGTTCTCCTACTCTGTCTGATATACTGACATCTAAAAGCATGTTCAGGTGAATAATTTACTAGCACCCATTGCAAGGGGCCAGAAGACATACTAGTATTCTTTTTCCAGTCTGGCTGCAACAGTGATAAATGtttcattatttaaattttatggtATTTGCTGCCTAGGGTAAATGAACCTATTTTATATGTTTACTtacaatttgcatttctttttaaaatgagcCTGTTTGTATCTATGGCTCATTTTCCTAGTCTCTTATACcttattataaaaaaaactttacaaaaacaaaacaggctTTACATTTTAAGAACATTAACTACTTTTTATATGAGTATTCTTTGTGTGTTGCTTGCCTAATAACTTTTTTCATGTTCTATCATAAAGTTAACTATTGACGTATTCAAATCTTTTCAACTTTTCCCTTCAGTATTCTGCCAATAGTCTCCTATTCAGGAAGGTCATCCCTGAGCCAAGATTATAAaatcttcacttttggcaagccaATTTTATGGATTCATTTAAGAAATGTGTATCTTCAATCCTTTTGGAGTATACTTTGGAATAAGGTGTAATGTAAAAAACCTTCTTTCTCCAAATATCTTCCCCACCACCATTTCTTGAcaaatccattctttcactattAGTTTAAATGTTCCTTATGTTTAACGTAAGTATTAAATACATATAtggttatttccattctgttcatCTGATCTAGTTTGATGCCCATAATAAACTTTTTATAACAAATTTTACTATCTGGCAACTCCTCTTTAatctttttcagaatttttctatttttattaagtcatttaaaaataaactggTTTTATTAGGCTTGACTTGCCTGTATTAATTTGGGAAGAAAAATGCTTAGAGAACCATATGTGTAATCTGATCCCAAGTTTGTTAAAAAATATTATGTGGTCTTTATTACGAATCTATGCACATATGCATAGTAATTCTAAGAATATATGGTAAAAGTAATAACTGGCTATTTCAGGTACTTGTGTGCTGGATATCTTCTCTCTGTCCGCTGCCCCCCATCCACTCTCCTTCCTGTTCTGTGTCCCTGACGCTTACCAATATGGACACCATCAAATGTCTTCCTTGACCTCTGGCCTCCAGTTTGGCCAAAGGGAAACATCAGGCAGGAGATACGGAGAGAAGAAAAGAGTGAGGTAAAGCATATTACCCCCCACCCTCTGTGAGCTGTAACCATTCCCACCCCTCGCCCCACTCCCGTTTTCCTCCCTTCCTACTCTCCTTTGCTTAGGGGTAAGTAACAACACAACCCTTCCCCTCTGCTgacaatttggaaaaaaattctttattaaaCTCTCCTTAAATCATACAGTTTGAGTACCAGTTCTTTCCGTATTCGTTCTtgctattgttttccaaaatttctACAATAACCACGGAATACTTTTCACAAAAGTGAAAAACGCTGTCACAAAAATAAAACTTGGTTTGACTGGGAAATTTCCACGTAAGAGGGATTTAGAAGCATAGGCATCTAACACCATCCTCCTCCATGGGTCCCCTAGCCTAGGATTCCCAATGTTATGTCCAGGGgattaaaaaaagcaaaggttGCCCATGCTTCCTCTGGCGAGAAAAAGCAAAGCTCTGCCTAAGTGTAAGGGACAGTTAGAGTACCCATTAAATGTCTCGTTACACCAACCAAACTCACAGGGGCAAAGGGGCACCTGGGACAAGTTTGGCTCTTGCAAGCAGTACTAGAAAGCAATCCCACCCTGAGTAGCCACACTGAGAGGGGAGTGGAGGGGAACTGGCCTGGCAGGGCACAGCCTTGGCTACCACACCCAAAAGGGAAAAATTCTTTGACTTGGAGTCAGAGCTCTCTGCTGTGATTCTCCCCTAGATCTTCCTGCTGACTTTATCAACCTCAGTAACATTAAAGGCACACTGCAAATGATTTGCTTTGAAATTTAGAAACAAATTTTATTTAAGATCTGAAATACGATTCCTAAAATATCAACTTTTCAGAAAACCGCGGCTACACAATAATGCATTGCCTCTACCGTGTTAGAATGTGCATCAGAGTCAAATACAAAAACCATGAAACAAATCACCATCCTTCAACCATCTGAGCAGATAGAATGAATGCCTAAGGAACAACATAGATGACTTGCAGAGGATGGGCTGTTTTACTTcaagcaccataaaaaaagaaaaagagcacaAATGCATGGGCTTTCAGGTATATACATTAAGTTGAACCTTTGGCACTAGGAATCAGGGCATTTTGTCACGTAGCATTAACACGTATTAGAAAATTGTGTAGTGTCAAAGGGATAGAACCACCAGCATTCAAGCAATGTTCTCAACTAGGCAATAAAATGTTCTACTGAATGTTTCTTCTTTGTCTAATTACTGCGTACACTGGTAGCAACTTTGAAATGAGAAAAGGAGCTTGTGCtccttttattttctgtttgaaacaaacagaaaacaaacttaAAGAGCGGCCCTGTGATACATTAACAATTTTAAGAGAACATCAATTATACAAGaaaaagactaagaagaaaaagaaaagtgtttACAGATATCCAGACATTAATAGTGAGTGGTCAGTAGACCCTCACAGGGCTTTGCGATGGTACTCAGCTGAAGCCACTTTGTAATCACTGGCAGTAAACAGGGCTGCAGAATTCTTTGCCAGGTATTTTAGGAAATCATGCAAATAGCCCAACAATAATGCAAGGCTCTTCTCATCAAGGGGCGTATAGGCCAACATTGCTCCGATTCTTACAAATAATCTCAGTAGGTGTGGCGCTCCATAAACCTGGGACATGGGCGCATCAGGGTGAGCCATCAGGATCTCAGCATACTGGGGCCTCTCAAATTTGTAGAGCAGCTGAGTGCCCAACATCACATTGAAATACTCTTTTATTCCTGCCACAACTTCGTTAACTGCGTATTCCTTATTGTCGACGTTTCCTTGAGATCTCTTGCAATTTGCGTACTCTTCCAGGATGGCATCTACATTTTTCTTAGCTGGGAGCTGAAACAGCTGCTTCTGCCTGGTAACCAAGTCCCAGTCCTCAACAAGCCATGGTTTTAACTCTTCAGGAATCTTCACCTTCACCTCCACTCTATTCTTAAATGCCTCCTCGCTTTCAACAGTAGGATCCGCCCGGGCccttttcttccgaggtggctGAGGGGCTTCACTGGTACTGCCACCATCTCCGTTTCCGGGAGTCTTCTGTTTGTTCTTTCTTGTCTTCCTCACGGATCCTGAAGGGGGGTTCTCTGCAGATCGACCCCCCCATCTGCCTGGGAGAGCTGGCTCCAGATTCTTCTGCTGAGGACCAGCTGTCTTCTTTCCTGAGGAGGCCCCTCTCATCTTACTTCTCTGCATGTTGCTTCTAGTTGGCTTTTTGAAGTTGTCTTCTTCTGCAGATTGTTGTCCACGAGTTTGAGAACCCTGCTTTCTGGAACTCATTCAACCCTGTTTTTATTCCAACCACTGTAATACATAAAGTATTTTACTTGGTCGTTTTCTACCGCAACCtttaacacactcagcttcaacaaGGCGCATTAAAGCACAACGCACACTCTTGGAATCTGGATTTGTATAAGACCATTTGTAACTGACTTTTCTACCCCCCACCCCATCCTCATGGTCACCTGTTACCCTTATCCCACCCAAACACTCATCAGACCTGCCCATAAATTAATTTTTGATGTCCCCTTAACGACAGGAACATAATTTcagagaaagaataaaatgagaaacTATAAAAGGCAAGTAGGGTTGAGACTTTTGAACAGatgaaagaaataaggaaaatgaaTTTAGTTGACGGGAGGCAAAATAGGCAACAGTAAAGGCTCTTGTTTAAGTGCAAGTAGGTGCTGATAAAGGCCTGAACTAGGGTGATGAGACAGTCAAAAGAAACCGAAGAATATGGAACTTGGTAACTGGAGAGGCAGGAGTCAAAGGTGGCTCTGAAATTTCAAGCCTGGGTAACTAATAAATTAGTAACAGCActgatttttttaagtgttaGCTTAGAACCAGCAATAAAATAATATAACAGGTAATTCAGCCATTCATTAATCCAGTCAGTCATCTGCTTCaggccaggtactgtgctaggtgctggggattcaAATGTCTACAGTGACAATTATAAAACAAGGTTAGAACAATGACAGTTGTAAGTGCAGAGTATTATGGGAGCAAACAAGAGATGGTACATGACACCACCATCAGTGATAGCTTGTTGGAGGAGGGGATAAATTGGTGAGGGAGAAGTCAATGATGATTCCCAGGTTTTAAAGATGGGTGACTAGGACCTTAGTATTACCAACAAATGAAAACTGCATGTAGGAGAAGAAGATGGATTAGAGGGTAAAGAAGATGATCTACATTGGATGTACTGTGAGATGTGTAGTTCTACACATGACTTTAAGGCTCAGGTGAGAGGTCAGAGGCAGAAATGGACATCTGAGAGTAATCACTATATTGTTGGTAGTGGAAACTATGAGTTAATAATAcagagaggatagagagagaaaaaaaaaaacatcagccAAGTATGGAGTTCTGGAAAACCTAGGGAAGACTGATATTTAAGGGATGAGCGAAGAGACAAAAAATGATCAGAACAGGCATAGGAGAATTAGAATGGCATTTTGGGAGCCAAAGAAGTTGAGAGTTTCATGAAGGGAAAGGGATAATCTACAGTGTAATGTGCAGCAATAAGGGCTAGAAAGACAGGGATAGGAAAATACTGTCCTAATATTCTTATGATCTGACAGATGAAAAAATTCCTCTGACTTACAtaatcttcttccttcttccctttccaagAACTCCTAGTGCTTTCTCAGATGGAATCTTATAGATCTTCAGGGATGGTCTGGAAGGATGAGGTGGGTATCTACAATTAAGATTAACTTTCATgaaataatatagaaaataataatataggattttatatacttacatataaataatatataatttgATAAACAAGTGAGGTATTAGATAAAATACATGAGTTCTGGTGTCACACAGAGCTGTACTTCAATTAGGCTCCACCATTTTTAAGTTGTGAGACCTTGGGCATACATGTAAGCTCACTTAGCCTGTTTtctccagggcttcaaaccagctcATTCAGGATGAAAACACTGCTGAAAATTTGCCTTTCtaccaagttcccaggtgatgctaacgctgctggttagggacaaattttgagaaccactagtatagcagtggttctcaaatttattATACCCAAGAATCACCCGTGGATCTTGTTAAAACGCAGCTTcggattcagtgtatctggggtggaaatgcaaattctcagcagggttccAAACTGGTTCGAACCCCTGGTGTTCTTATCTACAGAATGTGGTTAATTATCCCTACCCTTCACAGACTGTTCTAAGACTTAATGTGATATGGCTGAACAGCTAGCACAGGTCTTTGTAGGAATACCTCCACATGTGAACAGGTACACAAAGATGTTCACTGCAGTGGTGTTTATGCTGCTGAGAATTGGAAATACCTCAACATTCTTCAATAGGAAAATGGTAATACAAATTATCATATATATCCATTATGGAAGAATGTGCAGCCATTAAAACGAATTAGCAGAGATTTGTGTACCGACATGGAAAAATATGCAATACATAGCCaaacaaacccaaactcactgctgtcaagtcaattctgactcacagtgaccctgtaggacagagtagaactgccccattgggtttccaaggctgtaatctttatggacgcagactgtcacatctttctcctgaggagcggctggtgggttcgaaccgaccttttggctggcagccaagtgcttaaccactgtaccaccagggctccttttgggatACATAACACAGGTGGAGAAATAAGGATTGGCCTCAGACAAAAGAAGCAACCTGTTCTTATGAACATGTAATCCAGTCTGTGTTTTAAACTAGTGTGTACAAATGCACAGAAAAATAACTAGACAAGTACCAGATGATGATGACAGGGGTTACCTTTTGGAAGGAGTACTTGGGTGGCACaaagattaagtgctcagctagccaaaaggttggtggttcaaacccaaccggaggcaccttggaagacaggcttggcaatctgcttctgaaaggtcacagccttgaaaaccctcgaagcagtactactctgcacacatggggtcaccatgagttggaactaaatGCCAACTAACAACCTCCTCTCAGAAAGGGAGCAAAAAGGAAAGGCCAACAGGCCAATCTTAAACTGGGTTTCTCTGGTAACTGTAGCTTTCAACCACAAAAAAAGCTCTTCAGTCAATCTCTACCCCTTAAGACTATGTGGCCAGGTATCAGGAAAgtcctggggggtggggagaaggggaaTAAAAGATAAATATTTGAAGACTAGAGCCCTGAATCAGGAACGCCAGTTATTGGGAAGAGAGGCTGGGGTGTGGGTACTCTCATCAAGAAAACACTATCCTTTAACTGAAAAGGGCACAAATCTCTGAGCAGGAACAAAAGGGCAAAGCCCATCTTCAGCATCAAAATCTGTGAAGATGGAGACTGTGAGAATCAGAAACCTGGCTGTCAGGGGCATACAGGTATATCCTTGCTAAGAGCCTTGCATTACTGTTGGCCTATCTGCATTATTTCCTATTATCTGtgaaggaccagacagtgttgTGAAAGTAGGCAGTATCAAGATATCATATTTAAGCTATCATGCTTacgaaataattttttaaaataattcattgaCACCAGGACAGAAGGGATAAGTATCTGAGATCAGAGAATTTAGTCAAGTAATATGAATACAATTTATAAAGTCCATTTGGGGGCTAGTATGGTGCACAGATTTCATAGAGCAAGACAGTAAATACCAACTAAGGAAAGCAAGATGACCCTGTGCAGAATAGACTGAGTAAAAAACCTAATAGTACTGCCAGGCTGGACAAGAACTATTTCGGAAGCCACACTGGGCAATAACATTTCGATTGACAGGTCAACCTATTTATTCCTGCTATTGACTGCATATATTCATACATAGTATAACTACAGAAGAATTTTACCTGGCTCTTTTTATAGAGAATGAGTTCAATCATTCTCCACAAATTTTCCTATCGTTCATAAGAAATCTCAAGTTGAATGAAACTTCTAACATTGTTTTATAAAAATACCTGCATCATTGGTTAAGGTTTGTGTGTCCAGAATGAATAAAGGCAGGAAAATAGCCCTTCTAAAGAACTGTCTCAGTAATGTTCATTTTCTGAGTGTCCTGCACATTAAGCACCCACCCACAGTTACCTGAGAGCCAAGGGCCAGACATCAAAAGGGAAGATCCATCCTTTAGATTTCTGGCTCCTACTTGAAatatgctccttgaaaactctatggagcagttctactctgtcctatagggtcgctattagtcggaatcgactcaatggcactgggttttttacttGAAATACAAGTTTTTGGACAGCTTCACTACTGTCACTAGACTGCACACCTCCCTTCCCAGAAGCTTCAATTGCTCCATGGATTGGTGACAGATGTTctggacacattttttttttatataacagttGGTAT is drawn from Loxodonta africana isolate mLoxAfr1 chromosome X, mLoxAfr1.hap2, whole genome shotgun sequence and contains these coding sequences:
- the MORF4L2 gene encoding mortality factor 4-like protein 2, coding for MSSRKQGSQTRGQQSAEEDNFKKPTRSNMQRSKMRGASSGKKTAGPQQKNLEPALPGRWGGRSAENPPSGSVRKTRKNKQKTPGNGDGGSTSEAPQPPRKKRARADPTVESEEAFKNRVEVKVKIPEELKPWLVEDWDLVTRQKQLFQLPAKKNVDAILEEYANCKRSQGNVDNKEYAVNEVVAGIKEYFNVMLGTQLLYKFERPQYAEILMAHPDAPMSQVYGAPHLLRLFVRIGAMLAYTPLDEKSLALLLGYLHDFLKYLAKNSAALFTASDYKVASAEYHRKAL